One window of bacterium genomic DNA carries:
- the folD gene encoding bifunctional methylenetetrahydrofolate dehydrogenase/methenyltetrahydrofolate cyclohydrolase FolD: MVETQLLKGIPVRDAVFAELKEKMARAPRRPGLAVVLVGDDPASAVYVAHKEKGCDEVGFHHVTHRLPATTPEAEVLDLVARLNADVAIDGILVQLPLPGGMDQDKVLLAVSPEKDVDGFHPVNLGRLVAGSPGFVPCTPKGILRMLAHYDVPIAGRNVAVVGRSVIVGRPLSLLLSLKGAQGNATVTMCHSGTRDLSAVTRAADIVVAAVGVPRMLGPEAIARGAVVVDVGINRIDAPERKTGTRLVGDVDYDALLGHAGAMTPVPGGVGPMTIAMLLENTWEAMCRAEGWHDAD; this comes from the coding sequence ATGGTGGAGACCCAGCTGCTGAAGGGCATTCCGGTGCGGGATGCGGTGTTCGCGGAGCTCAAGGAGAAGATGGCGCGCGCGCCGCGACGGCCCGGCCTGGCGGTGGTCCTGGTCGGGGACGATCCGGCCTCGGCGGTCTACGTGGCCCACAAGGAGAAGGGCTGCGACGAGGTGGGCTTCCACCACGTGACCCATCGCCTGCCCGCGACGACACCCGAGGCCGAGGTGCTCGACCTGGTCGCCCGCCTGAACGCCGACGTCGCCATCGACGGCATCCTGGTGCAGCTGCCGCTGCCCGGGGGCATGGACCAGGACAAGGTCCTGCTCGCCGTCTCGCCGGAGAAGGACGTGGACGGTTTCCACCCCGTGAATCTCGGGCGACTCGTGGCGGGCAGCCCGGGCTTCGTGCCCTGCACACCCAAGGGAATCCTCCGCATGCTCGCCCACTACGACGTGCCCATCGCTGGGCGCAACGTGGCGGTGGTGGGGCGGAGCGTCATCGTGGGCCGGCCGCTGAGCCTGCTGTTGTCGCTGAAGGGCGCCCAGGGCAACGCCACGGTCACCATGTGCCACTCCGGGACGCGCGACCTGTCCGCGGTGACGCGCGCGGCGGACATCGTCGTCGCGGCCGTCGGGGTGCCCCGCATGCTCGGGCCCGAGGCCATCGCCCGGGGAGCGGTGGTGGTCGACGTGGGCATCAACCGCATCGACGCGCCGGAACGCAAGACGGGGACGCGTCTGGTGGGCGACGTGGACTACGACGCCCTGCTGGGCCATGCCGGCGCCATGACGCCCGTGCCCGGCGGCGTCGGACCCATGACCATCGCCATGCTGCTCGAGAACACCTGGGAAGCCATGTGCCGCGCCGAGGGCTGGCATGACGCCGACTGA
- a CDS encoding polyprenyl synthetase family protein, whose product MTPTEAGPSSLAADLLTERRAIEAALRRSLAAERGVPARLKQAMGHSLLAGGKRLRPVLMLWTWDAVTARRRRPPAPREAVLRAACGLEMIHTYSLIHDDLPAMDDDDLRRGRPTCHVAFDEATAILAGDGLQALGFKLLAEAAGPVAGELVALVADAVGPGGMVGGQAHDLAAEGTDVTAADVRRIHTGKTARLLMAAVAGGALLGGADRRRRERLAAATRELGLAFQGADDVLDVTSSDASLGKTVGKDAAAGKATWVRVEGLAKAAERARRHGERGEAGLSAALPAGAHRARLLALAHLLWNRER is encoded by the coding sequence ATGACGCCGACTGAGGCCGGTCCGTCGTCGCTCGCCGCCGACCTGCTGACCGAACGCCGCGCGATCGAAGCGGCCCTGCGTCGGTCGCTGGCGGCCGAGAGGGGGGTCCCGGCGCGACTGAAGCAGGCCATGGGGCACAGCCTCCTGGCCGGGGGCAAGCGGCTGCGGCCCGTGCTCATGCTCTGGACGTGGGACGCCGTCACCGCACGGCGGCGGCGGCCGCCGGCCCCGCGCGAAGCCGTGCTCCGGGCGGCCTGCGGCCTCGAGATGATCCACACCTACTCCCTGATCCACGACGACCTGCCGGCCATGGACGACGACGACCTGCGGCGCGGACGGCCCACCTGCCATGTGGCGTTCGACGAGGCCACGGCGATCCTCGCCGGCGACGGCCTGCAGGCCCTCGGCTTCAAGCTGCTGGCCGAAGCCGCCGGGCCGGTGGCCGGCGAGCTGGTCGCCCTCGTGGCCGACGCGGTCGGGCCCGGCGGGATGGTCGGCGGGCAGGCCCACGACCTGGCGGCCGAAGGGACCGACGTGACGGCCGCCGACGTGCGGCGGATCCACACCGGCAAGACCGCGCGCCTGCTCATGGCGGCGGTGGCGGGCGGCGCCCTGCTCGGCGGCGCGGACCGGCGTCGGCGTGAACGATTGGCCGCCGCCACGCGGGAACTCGGCCTGGCCTTCCAGGGCGCGGACGACGTGCTGGACGTGACGAGTTCGGACGCCTCCCTGGGCAAGACCGTGGGCAAGGACGCGGCCGCCGGCAAGGCGACCTGGGTGCGGGTCGAGGGCCTGGCCAAGGCGGCGGAGCGGGCCCGGCGGCACGGGGAGCGGGGGGAGGCCGGCCTGAGCGCGGCCCTGCCTGCCGGCGCGCACCGGGCGCGTCTGCTCGCGCTGGCCCACCTGCTCTGGAACCGGGAACGCTGA
- a CDS encoding divergent PAP2 family protein, with protein sequence MAAAAAWPVWVVVLACGVATQTAKLVIYSATNRGPALSAVGQAHGLPSLPAALLACLVVRTGAATGWNSPASGFVLVFAVIVIHDTVKLRTATTRQREVLHRLVAALPDAGPVHQVVARYLDPRAHHPGHVVIGVVFGALFALAFGFGPG encoded by the coding sequence ATGGCTGCGGCCGCCGCATGGCCGGTCTGGGTGGTGGTGCTCGCCTGCGGCGTGGCGACGCAGACGGCCAAGCTGGTGATCTATTCGGCCACGAACCGGGGGCCGGCCCTCTCGGCGGTGGGCCAGGCCCATGGCCTGCCCAGCCTGCCGGCGGCGCTCCTGGCCTGCCTCGTGGTGCGAACCGGGGCGGCCACCGGCTGGAACTCGCCGGCGTCGGGGTTCGTTCTCGTGTTCGCGGTCATCGTCATCCACGACACGGTGAAGCTGCGCACGGCGACCACCCGCCAGCGCGAGGTGCTGCATCGGCTGGTGGCGGCCCTGCCGGACGCCGGACCGGTGCACCAGGTCGTGGCCCGGTACCTGGATCCGCGCGCGCACCATCCCGGCCATGTGGTCATCGGGGTCGTTTTCGGGGCCCTGTTTGCTCTGGCGTTCGGTTTCGGACCGGGTTAA
- a CDS encoding 1-deoxy-D-xylulose-5-phosphate synthase, with product MEPLLPGITGPDDLKKLGPDELERLCAELRDHIITSVSRSGGHLGASLGVVELTVALHRVFSTPRDKIVWDVGHQAYGHKLLTGRLERFGTLRRKGGIAGFPKQSESVHDMFGVGHASTAISAALGYAVARDSRGDDNAVVAVVGDGALTGGLAYEGLNNAGQLGSNMIVVLNDNKMSIAPNVGAISKYLTRVTSGKHYVRLEADVWDLLGALPHGSKAQKMAGRIKESLKQLVVPTVLFEELGFKYFGPLDGHDLPLLMKTFEAVRKLQGPILVHISTEKGKGYHFAEQDGQRYHGVGKFDKSEGIKVVKPEVPAYTSVFGETLCDLATRDDRIHAITAAMPSGTGLTGMRDRFPGRFHDVGIAEGHAVTFAGGLASDGCRPVVAIYSTFLQRALDHLIHDVALQKLPVVFAVDRGGVVGEDGPTHHGVFDFTYLRMVPGMCVMAPRDEDQLRHMLATALAREDGPSSLRYPRGSGLGVPMEGPATPLPIGRAETLREGSDVCLLAVGSLVQPALEAAENLAAEGIGCEVVDMRFVKPLDEDLLDSVWGRHRLVVTLEENSVLGGFGAAVLEWEALNGRTGGPQVKLVGIPDRFQEHASRAELLDAMGLDAAGVTRTVRAFLGESGGAVQEGGSEAQSAS from the coding sequence ATGGAACCGCTTCTGCCCGGGATCACCGGCCCGGACGACCTGAAGAAGCTCGGACCCGACGAACTCGAGCGTCTGTGCGCCGAGTTGCGGGACCACATCATCACCTCCGTGTCGCGTTCCGGGGGGCACCTGGGCGCCAGTCTGGGCGTGGTCGAGCTGACGGTGGCGCTGCATCGCGTCTTCAGCACCCCGCGGGACAAGATCGTCTGGGATGTGGGACACCAGGCCTACGGGCACAAGCTGCTGACCGGGCGCCTCGAGCGGTTCGGGACCCTGCGGCGCAAGGGCGGCATCGCCGGTTTCCCCAAGCAGTCCGAATCGGTCCACGACATGTTCGGCGTCGGGCACGCCAGCACCGCCATCAGCGCGGCCCTGGGCTACGCCGTGGCCCGCGACAGCCGGGGCGACGACAACGCCGTCGTGGCGGTGGTGGGCGACGGGGCCCTGACCGGCGGTCTGGCCTACGAGGGGCTGAACAACGCCGGCCAGCTCGGGTCGAACATGATCGTCGTGCTCAACGACAACAAGATGAGCATCGCGCCCAACGTCGGCGCCATCTCCAAGTACCTGACCCGCGTCACCAGCGGCAAGCACTACGTGCGCCTCGAGGCCGACGTGTGGGACCTGCTGGGTGCCCTGCCCCACGGCTCGAAGGCCCAGAAGATGGCCGGCCGCATCAAGGAGAGCCTGAAGCAGCTCGTCGTGCCGACGGTGCTCTTCGAGGAGCTCGGCTTCAAGTACTTCGGACCCCTCGACGGCCACGATCTGCCCCTGCTCATGAAGACCTTCGAGGCGGTGCGCAAGCTGCAGGGGCCGATCCTGGTCCACATCAGCACCGAGAAGGGCAAGGGCTACCATTTCGCCGAGCAGGACGGGCAGCGCTATCACGGCGTGGGCAAGTTCGACAAGTCCGAGGGCATCAAGGTGGTCAAGCCGGAGGTGCCGGCCTACACGTCGGTCTTCGGCGAGACGCTCTGCGACCTGGCGACGCGGGACGACCGCATCCACGCCATCACGGCCGCCATGCCTTCGGGCACGGGTCTGACGGGCATGCGCGACCGCTTCCCCGGCCGCTTCCATGACGTGGGCATCGCCGAGGGACATGCGGTCACGTTCGCCGGGGGGTTGGCCAGCGACGGCTGCCGGCCGGTGGTGGCCATCTATTCGACCTTCCTGCAGCGCGCCCTCGACCACCTGATCCACGACGTGGCCCTGCAGAAGCTGCCCGTCGTTTTCGCGGTCGATCGCGGCGGCGTCGTGGGCGAGGACGGTCCGACGCACCACGGCGTGTTCGACTTCACGTATCTGAGGATGGTGCCGGGCATGTGCGTCATGGCACCGCGCGACGAGGACCAGCTGCGCCACATGCTCGCCACGGCGCTGGCGCGCGAGGACGGTCCGTCGTCGCTGCGCTACCCCCGCGGCTCCGGACTCGGGGTGCCCATGGAAGGTCCGGCGACGCCGCTGCCCATCGGGCGCGCGGAGACGCTGCGCGAGGGAAGCGACGTTTGCCTGCTGGCGGTGGGTTCGCTGGTGCAGCCGGCCCTCGAGGCGGCCGAGAACCTGGCTGCCGAGGGCATCGGCTGCGAGGTCGTGGACATGCGCTTCGTCAAGCCCCTGGACGAGGACCTGCTCGATTCGGTCTGGGGACGGCACCGCCTCGTGGTCACCCTCGAGGAGAACAGCGTGCTGGGTGGCTTCGGCGCCGCCGTGCTGGAGTGGGAGGCCCTGAATGGGCGCACGGGCGGTCCGCAGGTGAAGCTGGTCGGTATCCCCGACCGCTTCCAGGAGCATGCCTCGCGCGCCGAACTGCTCGACGCCATGGGGCTGGACGCCGCGGGCGTGACCCGCACCGTGCGGGCGTTCCTGGGCGAGTCCGGCGGCGCGGTCCAGGAAGGCGGCTCCGAGGCCCAGAGCGCCTCCTGA
- a CDS encoding NAD(+)/NADH kinase: protein MTQKSIGAIGLFGNPTKDDLPPAAATIRRLCDAAGVTVAASEDLRDALPRDLTYLPNESLIDHVDVVIAFGGDGTMLRAARVLGLSGVPLLGVNLGSLGYLTDVPIEELERAVGDLLAGNYVLDARSRVYCSVRRGGVKIAHSNALNDLVVNMGPLPRALDMELIMDGDSLGRFLGDGLIISTPTGSTAYNLSAGGPICQATVPCLLVAPICPHSLGMRPLIVADDTEIELILHETGEGAVLTADGQKTHTLADGDRLTFREAHQEVVLVKFPHSSFYRVMRHKLNWGAPRRRTGGHG from the coding sequence ATGACCCAGAAGTCCATCGGAGCGATCGGGCTCTTCGGGAATCCGACCAAGGACGACCTGCCGCCGGCGGCGGCGACCATCAGGCGGCTCTGCGACGCGGCGGGCGTGACGGTCGCGGCGTCGGAAGACCTGCGCGACGCGTTGCCCCGCGACCTGACCTACCTGCCCAACGAATCCCTCATCGACCATGTGGATGTGGTGATCGCCTTCGGCGGCGACGGCACGATGCTGCGCGCCGCCCGGGTGCTCGGCCTGTCGGGCGTGCCCCTGTTGGGTGTGAACCTGGGCTCGCTGGGCTACCTGACGGACGTGCCGATCGAGGAGCTCGAGCGGGCCGTCGGCGACCTGCTGGCCGGCAACTACGTGCTCGACGCGCGCAGCCGCGTGTACTGCAGCGTGCGCCGGGGTGGCGTGAAGATCGCGCACAGCAACGCCCTGAACGACCTCGTGGTGAACATGGGGCCCCTGCCGCGCGCCCTGGACATGGAACTGATCATGGACGGGGATTCCCTCGGCCGCTTCCTCGGCGACGGCCTGATCATCAGCACGCCCACCGGGAGCACGGCCTACAACCTCTCGGCCGGGGGCCCGATCTGCCAGGCGACGGTGCCCTGCCTGCTGGTGGCGCCGATCTGCCCCCACAGCCTGGGCATGCGGCCGCTGATCGTGGCCGACGACACCGAGATCGAACTCATCCTGCACGAGACGGGCGAGGGGGCGGTGCTGACGGCCGACGGCCAGAAGACCCACACCCTGGCCGACGGCGATCGGCTCACGTTCCGCGAGGCGCATCAGGAAGTCGTCCTGGTCAAGTTTCCCCACAGCAGCTTCTACCGGGTCATGCGGCACAAGCTGAACTGGGGCGCGCCGCGCCGCCGCACCGGAGGCCACGGCTGA